CCGCCACCAGCGACACGCTGGCCTTGCCCGCCTCGACCAGCCGCCGCACCAGGCCGCCTTCCGCCGGGCGGCCGAAGGCGGCTTCGTGGACGGCGACGATGGCGTCGAGGTCGTCCGCGGTGGCGGCGCGTACGTCGCTCATGCGCCGATACCCAAGGAGGCGCGCTGCGCGGCCACGAGTTCGTCGATGCCCTTGGCGGCGAGTTCGAGCATGGCGTTCATCTCGTCGCGGCGGAAGGCGTGGCCCTCGGCCGTACCCTGCACTTCGATGAAGCCGCCGCCGTCGTTCATCACCACGTTCATGTCGGTGTCGCAGTTCGAATCCTCGGCATAGTCGAGGTCGAGCACCGGCACGCCCTTGTAGACGCCCACCGATACCGCGGCCACCGCGCCGAGGATGGGATTGCGCTTGACCAGCTTGCGTTCGGTGAGGGTGGCCACGGCATCGACCAGCGCCACGTAGGCGCCGGTGATGGCGGCCGTGCGCGTGCCGCCGTCGGCCTGGATCACGTCGCAGTCGAGGGTGATCACGCGCTCGCCCAGGGCGGCGCGATCGACGCAGGCGCGCAGCGAGCGGCCGATGAGGCGCTGGATTTCCATCGTGCGGCCACCCTGGCCGCCGCGCGCCGCCTCGCGCTGGGTGCGATCGCTGGTGGCGCGGGGCAGCATGCCGTATTCGGCCGTGACCCAGCCCTCGCCCTTGCCGCGCAGCCACGGCGGCACGCGCTCTTCGACCGAGGCGGTGCAGAGCACGCGGGTATCGCCGAAGCTCACCAGGACGGAGCCCTCGGCGTGGCGGGTGTAATGGCGTTCGATGCTGACGGTGCGCAACTGGTCGGCGGCACGGCCGCTCGGACGGGAGAAAGACATGGGCAGGCCTGATTTGGGCGCGGGCGGTGGGTCAGTTTACCATTGCCCCCCTTGTTTCCGCGCGAGCGATGCCTCCCATGATCCGCAGCATGACCGCCTATGCCTCCGCCGAGAGCGCGGGCCCCTTCGGCACGCTCACCTGCGAGCTGCGCACCGTCAACCACCGTTACCTCGAGATCAGCCCGCGCATGCCGGACGACCTGCGCAACGCGGAAGGCCTCCTGCGCGAGCGCATCGCGACGCGGCTGTCGCGCGGCAAGGTCGACGTGACGGTACGCCTGCGGAGCGAAAACGGCACGGCCGACGGCCTGCGCGTCAACGGAAGCATGC
This window of the Luteibacter aegosomatis genome carries:
- the rph gene encoding ribonuclease PH, translating into MSFSRPSGRAADQLRTVSIERHYTRHAEGSVLVSFGDTRVLCTASVEERVPPWLRGKGEGWVTAEYGMLPRATSDRTQREAARGGQGGRTMEIQRLIGRSLRACVDRAALGERVITLDCDVIQADGGTRTAAITGAYVALVDAVATLTERKLVKRNPILGAVAAVSVGVYKGVPVLDLDYAEDSNCDTDMNVVMNDGGGFIEVQGTAEGHAFRRDEMNAMLELAAKGIDELVAAQRASLGIGA